A single Antechinus flavipes isolate AdamAnt ecotype Samford, QLD, Australia chromosome 5, AdamAnt_v2, whole genome shotgun sequence DNA region contains:
- the LOC127564618 gene encoding putative coiled-coil domain-containing protein 144B, with amino-acid sequence MEYQTSLGTSQERFDKGHQDQATSPRKCKKKTKHLETSDQSNYYDDYNSAYEQNYYYDDYNSASEQNYYYDDYNSAYEQNNYYDDYNFAYALSLEMDSLPYRDRISKIHLDKELRQDSQILTNELRMLPAESLPWEKEKIQPQKEVEEKRQKHHQNKMETLRRKDSDSMESHQHGKDEESKISGEGMNISSRKYLDFVHVLKR; translated from the exons ATGGAATATCAAACATCATTGGGCACAAGCCAAGAACGTTTTGATAAAGGACACCAGGACCAG GCTACTTCTCCAAGAAAATGCAAGAAGAAAACTAAACATCTAGAAACCTCAGACCAGAGCAATTATTACGATGACTACAACTCTGCATATGAGCAGAACTATTATTACGATGACTACAACTCTGCATCTGAGCAGAACTATTATTACGATGACTACAACTCTGCATATGAGCAGAACAATTATTACGATGACTACAACTTTGCATATGCGCTAAGTCTTGAGATGGACTCCCTTCCATATAGGGACAGAATCTCCAAAATTCACTTGGATAAAGAATTAAGGCAAGATTCACAGATACTGACAAACGAGTTAAGAATGTTGCCAGCAGAGTCCCTGccttgggagaaagaaaaaatacaaccacaaaaagag GTGGAAGAGAAAAGGCAAAAGCATCAtcagaataaaatggaaacattgagaagaaaagatagtGATTCAATGGAGAGCCACCAGCAtggtaaagatgaggaaagtaaaatTTCTGGGGAAGGAATGAACATTTCTTCCAGGAAATATTTAGATTTTGTCCACGTTTTAAAGAGGTAA